In Trichoderma asperellum chromosome 1, complete sequence, a single window of DNA contains:
- a CDS encoding uncharacterized protein (SECRETED:SignalP(1-21)), with protein MALFTCYPFLLCPLLFPLSITMMHRNMEETSRVNGSGPGHVLANHIARGRQEGRIALGPGDLSKGLFVERCSARHLPTLYDNAEICMVSG; from the coding sequence ATGGCTTTGTTTACTTGCTACCCCTTCCTTCTCTGCCCTTtactttttcctctttcaatCACGATGATGCACCGGAACATGGAAGAAACAAGCCGAGTCAATGGCTCAGGACCTGGCCACGTCCTGGCGAATCACATTGCGcgaggccgccaagaagGTCGCATTGCCCTTGGACCAGGGGACTTGAGCAAGGGATTATTTGTCGAACGATGTTCTGCAAGGCACCTGCCTACGCTTTACGATAATGCAGAGATTTGCATGGTCTCCGGATGA
- a CDS encoding uncharacterized protein (EggNog:ENOG41) has product MSACSCCKALRPLMASARSLRVASAAYPIRPQASTVGSHSQVRHYAVPKMKRVGPSPLEVFNLSEIPMSSFATVIERNREAFNRVPPTEYYDCVRKFHDAISRGSDPWSVALTGKDGFSVEVIHEAACIMRQIRGPRSVDAFSTALWASASDAGYRPSILSLARHLVRSGAYGRVPQLRKVEARFKQLVSTARDADALTVEGELQYEQGNYEAAIRALRRALQVGTPDFEWKHNCQLCMGKSLVKTNKHEEARVLLESLSGIGFVEADVELGKLLRVSDKDAAERHLFTAASNGRGDMFSLLSEIALEKAADSKDDKASKEEFLRWAKEWSKLADPRTEY; this is encoded by the exons ATGTCTGCTTGCAGCTGTTGCAAGGCTCTACGGCCTCTAATGGCTTCAGCACGGTCATTGAGAGTCGCCTCCGCAGCATATCCGATTAGGCCGCAAGCTTCGACAGTTGGCAGCCATAGCCAAGTTCGACATTATGCAGTaccaaagatgaagagagtcgGCCCGTCACCCCTTGAAGTGTTTAACCTGTCTGAGATCCCCATGTCTTCTTTTGCAACCGTTATCGAGAGAAACAGAGAGGCCTTCAATCGAGTCCCCCCTACTGAATATTATGATTGCGTCAGAAAATTTCACGACGCAATAAGTCGGGGCTCAGATCCATGGTCCGTAGCATTGACAGGCA AGGACGGCTTCTCTGTTGAGGTAATCCACGAAGCCGCTTGCATCATGCGGCAAATTCGTGGTCCTCGGAGCGTAGACGCATTTTCAACCGCGCTTTGGGCATCGGCCTCTGACGCTGGTTATCGGCCCTCTATTTTGTCGCTTGCGAGGCATCTTGTGCGATCTGGTGCCTACGGACGCGTCCCCCAACTGCGAAAGGTAGAGGCGCGATTCAAGCAACTCGTCTCGACAGCAAGAGACGCTGATGCTCTTACTGTGGAGGGCGAACTCCAGTACGAACAGGGGAACTACGAAGCTGCAATCAGAGCGTTGCGACGGGCACTGCAGGTGGGGACCCCAGACTTCGAATGGAAGCATAACTGTCAACTATGCATGGGCAAATCATTGGTCAAAACGAACAAGCATGAAGAAGCTCGAGTATTACTTGAGTCACTATCCGGCATCGGTTTTGTTGAGGCGGATGTCGAGCTTGGCAAATTACTTCGCGTAAGCGACAAGGATGCTGCAGAAAGGCACCTGTTTACTGCCGCTTCCAATGGGAGGGGCGACATGTTCAGCTTACTATCGGAAATTGCCCTTGAGAAGGCTGCAGATTCTAAAGATGACAAGGCATCAAAAGAGGAATTCTTACGATGGGCCAAAGAGTGGTCAAAATTGGCGGACCCGCGCACAGAATACTGA
- a CDS encoding uncharacterized protein (EggNog:ENOG41~TransMembrane:3 (n4-15c19/20o43-67i79-100o112-131i)), producing the protein MPRIISIALGALTFVTTTATLCTQIAISVSVPQSSPGRITSSVAAAFEAAILALLAWLIAADILSAFPGRSKPLRNILYGLKISACVIATVTSIVALVYLAQADGGDNQHLLVGSSITLALAIASQILYTIHQFFFTSADGSKDVENGRSRKVNLKTIRYSQTMPITDETNPTAQLESQGNRSRSNSADRKSMAETVASSVTYVSHSIRSVSSKSKMRSSKERSRSMSVDSTANRSTMGDDAFDSWDTSTVDVHNREAVMEISTPTQSKPRGLETIPASPVASRSPSPQSFVELEPPRIQTRRRSRSYSPVSIKRELRDLPGANSSEAHIHPLFRSDSPDPHPFATPGTIVMAAPDAARVLVRQSSSLSLNRMRSDSLPIAPPNLNRHDGYDSRSLRMYRSELDLSEQAAGDMDMAPPAPEWLRREL; encoded by the coding sequence ATGCCTCGAATCATTTCTATTGCGCTGGGAGCGCTCACGTTTGTCACCACGACGGCCACGCTGTGCACACAGATTGCCATCAGTGTAAGCGTTCCTCAGTCATCACCCGGCAGAATAACATCAAGTGTCGCTGCGGCATTCGAAGCCGCAATTCTGGCCCTCCTGGCATGGCTTATCGCGGCCGATATTCTATCTGCATTTCCAGGGCGATCCAAGCCGCTACGGAACATCCTCTATGGTCTCAAGATCTCGGCTTGTGTCATTGCGACAGTGACCTCAATCGTTGCACTGGTGTACTTGGCCCAGGCCGATGGAGGAGACAATCAACACCTTCTTGTCGGATCTTCCATCACACTTGCGCTGGCCATTGCTAGTCAAATCCTATATACTATTCACCAGTTCTTTTTCACTTCTGCAGACGGTAGCAAAGACGTAGAGAACGGACGATCGCGCAAGGTTAACCTCAAGACCATCAGATATAGCCAGACAATGCCTATCACGGATGAGACGAATCCCACTGCACAGCTGGAATCTCAGGGCAATCGAAGTCGCTCCAATTCGGCTGACCGCAAGTCAATGGCTGAGACTGTCGCATCGTCCGTGACTTATGTATCACATTCAATTCGCTCCGTTTCGAGCAAGTCAAAGATGCGCTCTTCAAAGGAGAGGAGCCGCTCCATGTCGGTGGATTCGACCGCCAACCGAAGTACCATGGGTGACGACGCTTTTGATTCCTGGGATACCTCAACGGTAGACGTACACAACCGAGAGGCTGTTATGGAAATTTCAACACCTACGCAAAGCAAGCCTCGCGGACTCGAAACCATTCCTGCCAGCCCTGTGGCCAGCCGGAGTCCATCGCCGCAGTCCTTTGTCGAACTTGAACCGCCTCGTATTCAAACCCGCCGTCGAAGCCGAAGCTACAGCCCCGTGTCTATCAAACGGGAGCTTCGTGATCTGCCGGGCGCAAACAGCAGCGAAGCTCATATCCATCCTCTATTCCGATCCGACTCTCCTGACCCGCATCCCTTTGCAACGCCTGGCACTATCGTCATGGCGGCGCCAGATGCGGCACGAGTCCTTGTCCGCCAGTCGAGCAGCCTATCCCTCAACCGCATGCGAAGCGACAGCTTGCCGATCGCGCCTCCTAACCTGAACAGGCACGACGGCTATGATTCCAGGTCGCTGAGAATGTACCGGTCTGAGCTGGATCTCAGCGAACAGGCTGCAGGTGACATGGACATGGCACCTCCTGCGCCTGAATGGCTGCGCAGGGAACTATGA